The nucleotide sequence GGTCGCTTAAAAGTGCGATTCTGCACAAACAGATAGTGAATGTTGAGTGCCCAGACCTGGAAAACGATAAAAAAATCAGTCTGCGTATGACGGACCGGTCCGGGGGAATTTGTCGCAACGTCCTGAGAGGCTACGAAGCCTTTGCACTATCTGGCGCTGTTTCGGTTCAACAAGGACGCGGCCCTGGCCACGTAAATCAGTCCACTCCAGATCGTCACGCCTACCGCCAGCCACAAGAGTGCATCTCGGATCGCAACGATATGCCGTGCCAGCGGATCCGGCAGATCGGGTGACAAAGACAGAAGGCTGGCGGTCACAGCAACGCATTGCAAAACCATCTTTGCCTTACCGCTCCAGTTGGCAGAAAAGTCCTTCCCTTCCTTCTCCAGAATGCCACGCAGACTGCTGACAAACATCTCACGGCCGATGATAGCGATCACCATCCACGCCGTGACGCCCGACTCCGGATTGCCCTTCTTCTCCAGGAGAAAGATGAACGATCCGCACACGATGACCTTGTCAACGAAGGGGTCCAGAATCCGGCCAAGAACCGTTACCTGTTTGAATTTACGCGCTAAATAGCCATCGACTGCGTCTGTGGATGCAGCGAAAACGAACAGCAGTGCCGACGTCATCCAGTAGCCCTGCGAAGCAATCAGGCTGAAAAGGACAAATGCCAGCCCTAACCGAATGGTGGTCACGAGGTTTGGCAGATTCAGCGATTCACGACCTATGCCCCCGGTTGCCTGCTGGCCATCGAACGGGATGGACGTCGTTGAGGATTCGACCTGAACCGTTGGAGTGGAATCGGAAGAATCTGACATACGCACAACTTTTCGGGGATGCTGCATTCAAACGCCAAACTGAGCCCAATCGCACCGATGCGAAGCTTCCATTCAATTGAGTGGTCGTTCGCAATCGGGGCTCAGGCTTCAGATACCTCTACTCGGATACGATACCCACCAGATCGTAGTCCTGGCGTTCGATAATCTCTACCGGAATCATGTCCCCGGGAGAAAGTTCACCACCTGTCACGATCACATTCGAATCGATTTCGGGAGCATCGGCGAAGCTTCTTCCGGCCCAAACGCCTTCTTCCAGCTGCTCGTCGATCAGTACATCCAGTTCGTATCCGACCAGCGAGTCTGCATGCTCGAATGCAATTTGCTGCTGGATTTGCATGAGTTCGTCGCAGCGAGCCACCTTGACATCCTCGGGCAGATGTCCATCCAGTCGCTCAGCCGGTGTTCCGGGCTCCAGGGAGTATGTAAAGACCCCCATCCTCTCGAAACGAGTGTCGATCACGAATTGACGCAACTCTTCAAACTGTTCGTCTGTTTCGCCTGGAAAGCCCGCAATGAACGTTGTTCGCAGCACCAGGTTTGGAATTCGGTCTCGCAACTTCGAAACCAGCTCGCGGGTTTGATCACCATTCACGCGCCGCTGCATTCGCTTCAGCACCGGCGAACTAATGTGCTGCAAAGGCATATCCAGATAGGGAAGGATCACCTGTGAATCACGAATAACATCGATCAATTCGTCATGAAAGTTGATCGGATACAAATACATCAGCCGGATCCAGTCGAGTCCATCGACTTTCTCCAGTTGACGCAGCAACTCCGCCAGCCGAACTTCTCCGTAAAGATCCATACCGTAATAAGTCGTGTCTTGTGCGACCAGAATCAGCTCTCGGACACCATCCGCAACCAGTTCCCGGGCTTCCTCAAGAATCATCTCGATTGGCTTCGTCACATGCTTGCCACGCATACCGGGGATTGAGCAAAACGTGCATGTGCGATCACAGCCTTCAGAAATCTTCAGGTAGGCAAAATGGTCAGGCGTGATTCGAAGGCGAGCCCGATCGTCCATTGCAGTAATCGGGGCGGGGCGAAATAACTCACGCTGTTCATTCAGTCCGCCTACAAGTCGGTCCGCCACTTTCGTGATCTCATCCCGCCCAAACACTCCGACAACGTGATCGATTTCCGGCATCTCTTTCAGAAGGCTGCTTTCGCCTTCCAGACGCTGTGGAAGGCATCCCGCGACAATCACACCTTTGGTGCCTCCCTGTTTTTTCAGGTCCAGCATTTCCTGAATGACCGACCGCGACTCTGCGCGGGAACTCTCAATAAAGCCGCAGGTGTTTACGATGACAAAGTCCGAACCTTCTGGTTCCGAAACCAGCGAATATCCATCCAGCGACAAGCTCCCCAGCATCTTTTCGCTGTCGACCAGATTCTTGGGACAGCCCAGACTCACGAAAGCGTAGGTGCCCTTGCTCATCCGCGGATCTCGTGGCGATTCCGATCGCGTTGCGGGGCTGGGGGCGTTGGGATCGACGATGGGAAGTAATGACATGGGCAGAAAGGGCCAAAAGTGTTTCAGGAATGGAAAGCGTCGCCGAAACCAACGAAAGTCCGGCCCTGCTCTACGGTCGATCGGTCTACGGTCGATCGGAAAGAATGCAAAGGCAAATTGCCTTCTCAGATAAGCCGCCGGACAGTTTACCTGTCCAGATCCCATCCGCCAGAACAGAACCCGCTTTTTCGCCACAAGCACCGCAGTCGACCGTCAATTCTCACCACCGGACGGAAAATACCGTTCTGCGCTCGATGCACGCTTCCCCGTACTCAGCGCGATGCCGCTGCCGTTCATTGGCTCTCAATCCCGAATTCCGCCGACAGGAACGCGGGCAAGCTTGCCGCCCAAAGATTTGCTGTTTCGTTCGATTTTCACCGTTTCGGGGCGAGGACTCATACCGGTTACGGCCCTCAACTCCGGACGTTCCGGGAGATCGTCCGGCAGCGTCAGGTTGCGCACCAGTCGCAACGCGTGGAGGCCACACAGAAGCCACCATCCCGGATCGTTCTGACCACGCTTGATGCCCAGTCGAGCGGAATCGGGGAACGCATGATGGTTGTTGTGCCAGGCTTCACCCATCGTCAGGATTCCCAGACCACTCAAATTAAATCCCTGCACCGCCGCACCTTCCACAATCCAGTCCTGTGAACCTGTATTGTGGGCGATGTAGCCAACCAGCCAGTGCCCAACGCTGGAAATCGTGACTCTAACGCAGATTCCCCAGACAACCCACGACCAACCACCAATCAGATACAGCAACGCGGCCACGGGCAACTGGGCCGCGATCCAGTAGCGATCGAGCAGTTTGTAAAAAAGGTCGTTGGCGACGTTTTCTTCCGGACAAAACACGGGTGCGTGCGTTAACTGGCACTCGCAATGCAGATTCCACACTGCATCCTTTATCATTTTGCTTTGATGAATAAAAAACGGATGACAGTCAGATTGCCGTTGCGCCCAGTCGCGAATGTCGTGCATGTAAAGCATCCGCCGGGGACCGCCAAGACCCACAAGCACACCGACATAAACCATGCAATATTCCAGCCACTTCGGGCATTCAAAACTGCGATGAATCAGCAGACGATGCAATCCGACAGAATGGCCGAAACAAAGCGTCGCCGCAGTCAGCAGTCCACTCATTATCGCCGCATCCCATCGAAAGGTCAGTGGCCCCGCGACCAAAGCCAGGACCATCATGGAACCCAGCCAGAGGGACTTCACGGGAGACCAGACGACGCGACCATCGATTGCGTTGGTCGCAGGATCAGCGGCAAGGATTCGAGACGCGCGCGGCATGGTGGTTCTCGTGCAGAGTGAAGACAGGGGCCTGATTCACGATCCGCAGCGGCCGGGCAAGGGTAACCTGGATTCAGCAGGTTTCAAAGGTATTCAAAGCAAATCAGGACGAAGCGTCCTTCCAGTCGATCAGGTGCAGTTCGACGCGATCAAATCCTCGAAACGAATTGATGACTGGTGCGAAACTCAGGCTGAGCGGCCCTTTCGCCGCTTTCAGCTCCTCGGCCCATTCCCCCCTGCCGAAAGCAACCGCCCGCATTTGCGTGCGATGCTGTCGAACTTTAATTGATAAATGCCGGTCTCCTTCGCCGATCGTGCGAGGCGGTTCCGCCAGTTCCACCTTGTTGGCAACAAAACGCGGCAGGGGATTCTTCTCACCAAAAGGTCCAAGCCGGGCTAGTTCCTGCACCGCTCGCAAATTGACTTCCGACAACAAGACCTCAGCATCGATGCGAAGTTCTGTATCTTTCTCGGTTGGGTGAAAATTGAGTTCAGCGTAGTTGGCGAAGGCCGTGCGGAAGGAATCGACCTCACTGGCGCTGAGTTTCACGCCGGCAGCGGCCTTGTGCCCACCAAAGCCGGTCAGGTATTCCTGACACGCGGCCAGGCCCGAATACAGATCGAAGCCAGCGTACGATCTCGCAGAACCCTGCCCGGTCCCGTCATCTCGCAACGAAATCAGCACACTTGGCTTTTCGAATTCTTCTGACACGCGGCTGGCAACGATTCCGATGACACCGGGATGCCAGTCGTGATGTGCGAGGACAAGCGTCTTGTGCGCCTGCCATTCGGGATTTGCTTCCACCTGCTCTTTGGCCTGTTTCAGAATTCGCCGCTCGACTGTCTTTCGATTCTTGTTCAGTTCATCCAGATACTTCGCCAGCATCAGACAGCGTTCGGTGCTGTCGGTCGTGAGCAATTCGACGGCCAGGCGAGCCTGCCCCAGACGCCCGGCGGCATTGATACGCGGACCA is from Planctomycetaceae bacterium and encodes:
- the pgsA gene encoding CDP-diacylglycerol--glycerol-3-phosphate 3-phosphatidyltransferase → MSDSSDSTPTVQVESSTTSIPFDGQQATGGIGRESLNLPNLVTTIRLGLAFVLFSLIASQGYWMTSALLFVFAASTDAVDGYLARKFKQVTVLGRILDPFVDKVIVCGSFIFLLEKKGNPESGVTAWMVIAIIGREMFVSSLRGILEKEGKDFSANWSGKAKMVLQCVAVTASLLSLSPDLPDPLARHIVAIRDALLWLAVGVTIWSGLIYVARAASLLNRNSAR
- the rimO gene encoding 30S ribosomal protein S12 methylthiotransferase RimO, whose amino-acid sequence is MSLLPIVDPNAPSPATRSESPRDPRMSKGTYAFVSLGCPKNLVDSEKMLGSLSLDGYSLVSEPEGSDFVIVNTCGFIESSRAESRSVIQEMLDLKKQGGTKGVIVAGCLPQRLEGESSLLKEMPEIDHVVGVFGRDEITKVADRLVGGLNEQRELFRPAPITAMDDRARLRITPDHFAYLKISEGCDRTCTFCSIPGMRGKHVTKPIEMILEEARELVADGVRELILVAQDTTYYGMDLYGEVRLAELLRQLEKVDGLDWIRLMYLYPINFHDELIDVIRDSQVILPYLDMPLQHISSPVLKRMQRRVNGDQTRELVSKLRDRIPNLVLRTTFIAGFPGETDEQFEELRQFVIDTRFERMGVFTYSLEPGTPAERLDGHLPEDVKVARCDELMQIQQQIAFEHADSLVGYELDVLIDEQLEEGVWAGRSFADAPEIDSNVIVTGGELSPGDMIPVEIIERQDYDLVGIVSE
- the recJ gene encoding single-stranded-DNA-specific exonuclease RecJ encodes the protein MARKWYFHPHDEAGIRRLSSHLKISPLLAQVLIARGFQDPDPAKLFLNTRLTDLHEPGLLPGVNEAADRIVAAIKAGRRITIYGDYDVDGVTSTSLLWHCLKLSGASVDYYIPSRLDEGYGLNTAAIEQLHEEDPERLLISVDCGIASVAEAARARQLGLELIITDHHHIGETLPDAAALVHPRLPGTEYPFGDLCGVGVAFKLAWAVCQRFGDGTRASPRMREFLVSAVGLTAIGTVADVVPLVGENRVIVRYGLNSLKEKASPGLRALMQVCGLMEKPVLTAEDIGFGIGPRINAAGRLGQARLAVELLTTDSTERCLMLAKYLDELNKNRKTVERRILKQAKEQVEANPEWQAHKTLVLAHHDWHPGVIGIVASRVSEEFEKPSVLISLRDDGTGQGSARSYAGFDLYSGLAACQEYLTGFGGHKAAAGVKLSASEVDSFRTAFANYAELNFHPTEKDTELRIDAEVLLSEVNLRAVQELARLGPFGEKNPLPRFVANKVELAEPPRTIGEGDRHLSIKVRQHRTQMRAVAFGRGEWAEELKAAKGPLSLSFAPVINSFRGFDRVELHLIDWKDASS
- a CDS encoding acyl-CoA desaturase; protein product: MPRASRILAADPATNAIDGRVVWSPVKSLWLGSMMVLALVAGPLTFRWDAAIMSGLLTAATLCFGHSVGLHRLLIHRSFECPKWLEYCMVYVGVLVGLGGPRRMLYMHDIRDWAQRQSDCHPFFIHQSKMIKDAVWNLHCECQLTHAPVFCPEENVANDLFYKLLDRYWIAAQLPVAALLYLIGGWSWVVWGICVRVTISSVGHWLVGYIAHNTGSQDWIVEGAAVQGFNLSGLGILTMGEAWHNNHHAFPDSARLGIKRGQNDPGWWLLCGLHALRLVRNLTLPDDLPERPELRAVTGMSPRPETVKIERNSKSLGGKLARVPVGGIRD